From the Helianthus annuus cultivar XRQ/B chromosome 17, HanXRQr2.0-SUNRISE, whole genome shotgun sequence genome, the window CAAGAAATGCAATCAAAAGCTATTCAAAGTCATCAATTGAAGTAATCAACCAACTAATCTACCAACTAATCTGGAACATTATCAATAGTCcgatcaagaaatcaagaaataTCATCAAAATGCAATTAATAGCCATCGATTCAGAAACAATTAAAATAACTAAACATCTAATCTGGACCACAATAACTAGACTGATCAAGAATCGAAGAAATTAAACAACTTACAATTATAACTAACACTCCAAGAACAAAAAATCCCTCCATCACTAGATCAAGATCTCCGCCCAAATCTCCACCAAAACCTTGACATCACATCCCAAATCTTTGATATAACACATTCAGATCTGCTACAATGGAGGGGGGATGACTAATCGAGTTTTGACCGTCATTTCTTTACGGATCTACTGCAATGGAGGGGGATGAGTGGTGGGTCGAGTTCCAGCCATAGGCACCACTACCCAGCCCTTAAACAACACCATCGCCACCGGTCTCGCCGCTGATGTTGACGCAATGGAGGGGGATGAGTGGTGGTtcactcaaaaccctaatttcaccaGTAACGATGATGCCGTTCCTCCGACCATCGGAGATGCCGATTTCTTCGAGATCCGTGAAACCGGCACCGGTTTAGGAAACTCCGGCGATGACGTCACGTTCCAGATGTCGGATTCTTCGAGCTCGAAGATTGAGTATGTGGTAATAGGTTGTATATGTTTGTATGTGTGATCTCTCTAGAAATTTCTTTCTACTGTGTGTGTTTTGGAGTTATTCATCATCAGTTTAGGCTGCTTTTTGTAAAGTAATAAAAGAGAttcagatgatgatgatttgtttaagatttgggttttatttataaagtCATAAAAGGGGAGgggaaattacaattttacccatcATGTGCAACCCATGTGACCAAGAAGTTAACCAGAGTTGGGGTTTGGTTAGAATtagggccaaaatggttagatatagggACCATGGGGACAGATAcgttaaaaaatcttattttgggctaatatagtaaaactgacataaccacaggggccaaaaacgtattTACTCTAAAACAAAATATAGTAAACCGTTCATTTATGATTTTGGCggtaagatttttttttttttttgcccacaCTCTATTGTTGAGTAATACCTTCGGTCTTTAGAGTGGATTTCCATTTGTTATTAATGCTCAATTTTTTAAAAAGCCAATTTTGTCCACGGTTACATTAGTGGAGACTTTCTAGAATGTCACACACCCAATCATTCTGAAATATGGAATTTTTCTCATTCATAGTTATTGTTAATGCGTCTAAAACACGTAGGAGATATATAAGATCGAACGTTCATTATAAACTGATTATCTCTCATATCCACAACCAATATAGAATTTTTCTCACGAGTCAAGTGTGAAAACTTTCAAAATGTTCTATAACATTATTCAcataaaaattgtaaaaataaTACATACCTAGGTCCATTATTTGACATGTGGGTATTTGGATGAATAGAAACCATAAATTACACTTAACTCctttaactatatatatatttttttgaacttCAGAATTCTATGATTCTCTTTTAAGTCAATGTACACCAAGAAGGCATGAACCTTGCTTCAAAGGAGACCAACTGTTGgtcatttatgtctatcgcctccatTAATCAGTCCGTAGCAGAATCAGAAGAAAACAAAGTgttatattgtaatatttagatagAAAAGGCAAGGTgtcattattgtaaataaggaaatCTTCCTTattgccttggcctataaataggacccttagGGTTttcatttagaacttttgccattcTGCACATTTGGATAATTTGTAAAGATTTATTTATCGTGTATTACATGGAGTTGAGTAATGAAAATCATGCGATTAAAAAATATGTAAATATTTCGTGTAATAAATAATTATATAGATTAGTCCCGTAAAGGTAAATTGATAATTTATTTTTTCATTGATCAATCTCCAACTTTAACACGTTTTCTTTGCTCCATTTGATCCGTCAATGTGCATTACTCTTTGTCCAACCAACTGGAGCCATAGTGGAGGCGAAATCTTTGGGCTGGCACGGGACAGACAAACAGGTCAATCAGCGATTTCAGGTTAAAATTTGCTGAAAAAATTCAGTTATGGGTGGAGGTGGGTGCGTTCAGATCGAACCCGTGGGTACTGCGGAAGATCTCATACTTCGTGTGGAAATTGCTACAGGAAAGTATTCCGGTAAAAAAGGCTTTAATCGGTAGAGAATTAAGTTTGAATGACGCGACATGTAATATATGTGGGTACGGGTCGGAGATAACTTTGCACTTGGCGGCTTCATGTGTTTTGGTGAGAGCGGTTTGGTGGCATGTCATGATATGGCCTAACACTCGCCCATTAGTCCTGATAATTTACAGTTTTGCCGCGACTcaattttaaaaaaaagtttacgtaaatCAACTTGAATTACATTAATGaattatatttgacatgacttATTTTCAAAACAAATTTACGTCATGTAAATAAGTTGAATTATACTGCCACATGGATAAAAATAATCACGTAAAATTCGATTACTCTTTAGAAAATTAAGAGGGTTATAAGTGTTAACGTTAAAAGTTGAGATATAAAGATAAAACAAAtagaaagattaaaaaaaaaaaaagatatatcaAAAGAGAAAATAAAAAGATACCACAAGacaaaaatagaaaaagaaaaaggataAGCTACTATACATCAAACTTGTTAGCgtaagtatatataatataattagatgtataaggtttttaaattttataaaaaaacgtGATGGGTTTTTATTTCTTTAAAATAAACTTGGGCATTTTTTCGTTTATTAATATAACcagaaaacttgttaagttacatcaaaacagaaggtagacgggcaacaagctgcgccgccaaccctttctgaattgcaaaccccaacctcccaaacacaaacccctgccccctTGGGGTCGAACAATTGCTGTGGATAACCCGTTGAACCCTCGTCAAGAAGTTGATGGCTTCTGGCGCTAGGGAGCCAAAAgtatcaaaggcaaaagggataaagacatgttggttctctgcgcaagctttagcgtgcttatccactttctttgattctgcctttcttgctgctagtccagctacaaacccgttttcccttaaaccaaccaaaggggaaacccccgtgaggtctacacaagcatgtttccccctagcccagccaaagacgagcagatccgctggtcgcagagtagatctcccttccatagggtctgtgaggaaattcacaggggtctctttcttagcagaaatccCAGCTCTTCTTAAGATGTTCCCCAAAACATCTCGCACccagtcatgccgatatttaaacccaGGGAGCTCTTTACAGTGAACTGCGTGCTCCCCATATTTATCCATACAAGCTTTACGACATATCGGGCAGGTTTCATCTTCTGGGTACATAGGGATCATTAGCCGGTATTTGAGAATGGTTCTATATTCTACTGCCGACATGCATTGTCCTAACCCCTCAATCGGGATAACGGTCAAAAATTCCTGAGCATGGGGACCCTTCAGACACTCAAACACCGCTTTCTGGCGGGGTGACAAATCAAAAGCTTCTCCCAGGCTTTGAGCGATTTTGCTAAAAAGtgcattcgccaaagttttttGCGGCTTCGAGGGGGCGGTGTCCTTGTTAGAGAAACCGCCAATATCCAAGTCTGGGAGAGAGACATTTAAGTGTTCGAGCGCTTGTTGATAGTCTGGGTCAAGCCCGACGACCCCACCGTTTCGAAGGATATGCCAACAATAGATGCCACCATTAGCCGTTGTAATTATTATTatctttaataaaaataaatttgtgTACACACTAATATCTACTAGACGTTATCATAAAATATCGGTCCGGTCTACGATTTTCTTTCAGAGGGTGTTTGTTGTGTTTGTTTTTTTGCAAGAAGTACATcttatgtctgcgccgcgcagaccaCGCGAAGACCTTTGGGTCTGCAgcgtgtttgttttttttaaagagATTTCACTAAAAAAGCTCTTCTCGAGCTCTTCCTCACGCAGATCTGGACCAGCCTCTTCAAACCTCTTCAAAACACCTCTCTTTCAAAACACCTCCACCTCTTCAAACCTCAAAACCCTAGCACCCATCTCACTTCCAGCCGACACCTCACTTCCTTCGCCACCCATCCACCTCCGCCGCCCCTCCACCGTCGTTCATCATCTCCAACCTTCTCCGCATTAGGGTTTCTGATATAGGCCAAGCCGTCTACACATATCAGGGGAATTGCTGCAACAACACCTCTGCCAAACCCTAGGGTTAGAATATGGGAACCGAACGGAAACACGGAAACGGAAGGTGAGTCTATTTGACGTCGTCGACGAATCGTCAGCGGCGGCCAAACTTCACAAATCCAACGGCGGAGCCGCCGTACACGGCGGCGTATCTCCGGTGAACAAGTGGAATGGTCGTTACGCGACTACAGATCCATCTTACCAACAATCTTCATCAAATCACAATCTCCAGATTCGCAGTATCGTAATTTGTTTTAGTTGTTTGTTATCTTGTAGAAATTTGTGATACGAAAACTGAAAGTTATATAATTTATGAGTTTATGAGTgttttagttttgtttgttatgtgGGTATTTGTTAGAAATACAGAAAGAAGAGAAAATGTTCAGGCGAACAGAGAGGCTGTTAAGAGGAATGATATGGATTGATCGGACATTGATGGCTgaatttgttgaagaaagaaagaaaactGAAATAAGAGAAGGGGTTTGGGAGAAGAGGAAGGGAAAAAAAACAAACGCTCTTTTTATTACATTTCGCAGACATTTGGTCCATCTCTTCTCGTGCAGACgtttgcagatgtggtccgcagactgcagaccttttgcatctgaaaaaacaaacaccacctcaGTAATCAGATTTTGAATTCTCCCACACAATTCATTCATTCATTCTGCCCCTTCATACTCCCACTCCTAAAAAACCctcattcatcatcatcatcattcatacTCTCAATTCAAACTGTTCATCCTCTCAATTCTCCCTAAACCATTCCTCGTTCATACTCTCAATTCAAACTGTTCATCCTCTCAATTCTCCTTAAACCCCTCTTTCTCACGTAGAAAACCCTCATTCTTCCTCtctgaaaaccctaaaaaccaTTTTAATGGCGACTTCTTCGAATGCTTTGTGCGTGCAGAATACCGAACAGGAAATCGTTCCGGATAACCCCGATTTTTTCCCAAATTCGTCCATCATGGAGAATTGGGAACACACTGGGTGTTCAATTTTGGCGTCTGAGAGGATGACCTTCCATGGCACCAGGTTGTTTATCGATTTCTATGTTAATTCGCCTGCTGGAACTTTGTATCTCAACTCATTTAGAATCAATCAGAATCAAGATCAAGACCAACAGGATCAAGATTTGTGTCATTGGTTCACAGAGGTCATTGAAAAGGTTGGAGTTGAGGTTGTGGTTCAGGTAATAACGGACCATCAAAAAAATATATTCAATTAGGTGTAGATCTTGATCATGAGTTTCCACATTTTTTTCACCACTTGTATTACACAGAAGATTGATTTTATTCTTGAAGATTTTAGAGCAGTTGATTGGGTAAATGATATAATTGAGAGGGCGAAACTTTTAATGGGTTTTCTCTGCAAAAACCCTTACCCTCTAGATTTTATGAGAACTTTAGGACTTAACCTCATTGGTGTGGATCAAACGAGAAGTTCTACAGATTTTAACACGTTAGAGAGACTAACCTGTGTTGAACAATCTTTGAAAATGTTGGTTAGCACAAAAGAGTGGGAAGATGCAGAAAAAAATATGTTAATCCATCATAACTTTGTCTACTATATACTAAGTGATGCTTTTTGGGGAGAATGTAAAAGGGTTCATATTTTGGTTGGGCTTCTATTGAGTTCACGCCGATTAACGATTGAAAAAACCATACCTAGTTTAAGGTATGTGTTTGCGGCTCTGTATAGAGTAAAGGAGACGATTAAGAAAGATTTTCTGGGTGAGTATGAGACGTATTGGAATATGATCGATCATAGGATTGAAGCTCATTCTGTCCCGCTTTACAAGGCTGGATTCTACTTTAGCCCAATTTTTTTCCGGAAACAAGAACCCATTTTAGATTCCGCGGTATCATTTTTTGGGAAAATTCTTCATGATGATAACGTTGCAGAAGACAGAGTAGTTTATGAACAAGATTTATATAATAACAACCAAAATATTGAGGGAAACGTTGATCCAGGTATTATTTTAACGATTTATTTAAACCTGTAAATATTAATCTATATATGTTATTCGTCTCTTAATATActgttttaatatatattagtTCAATGGTGGTTGTCGAGTGGGGCCCCTCCATGGTTGAAAAGGGTATCTGTTCGAGTTTTAAGTCAAAGATGTAGCCTTTTTCAGTCAGACCCGCCGACGTAAGCTTTATATGTAGTTATATTGTTTTGATAATAGTGTTTATGTACTGAAATACAAACAATATTTCAGCCTATCAAACAATAGGCATTTGATCGAAGAATGGACAATGGAAGAGAAAGAATCGAGCGATACTCGTTCTAAAAAGCCAAGGATTGAGTTTGAGAATCTTCTCCGGCTGATCGAATTTGTTGTACCCCATGGAGATATTATTCAAACACTTGGTAAAGGTAACGTTCACTATCTATTCTTGTACCTTTTCATGTATACTAACTTATGTCTATTGTTTAATGTAGTGTTTGTTGATGCTGAGATATTCGGAGACTGAAGATTATCTTGGTTTTAATCATTTGGCCGATGAGATGGTGGTCCGTGCACATATAGTTTGTGAATTTGGAAATAGTGCTCTGACGTTTGTTTGTGTCTAATACTTCTATTGTTTGCCTACGATTCTTTGAGTCTATAAAGTttcgattttttgttaaaaaggtCTCTAATTTTTCAATTATTGTTTCTAAACCAAATCCGTGAGCGTTAGAGAGTTCCAATGGCTTTGTGGGTCGTTTTGCATTTGACACCCCATATAAATAGTTTGAAACCCCGTATTTCTACCTCCCTATTCATAACCATGCCCAAAGCTTTAGTAGGAGCCCCCGTCATTAAAACCGAGGCTCTAGTTGAAGGTAAGCAACCCAAAATCCATCATCTCCAGCGTTCTAGAAACTGTATATGATAACTAAGGAATTCAAACCCTCGATTTTGATTTTCTGACCAATACGTTAGGGAAGAAGTTGCTATTGAAGGGAAAACATTACCCGAGTCGGATTCGGATCTCAGTGACTCAGTGAGTCCTATTTATAAACAAAAATCCAGTCCTTGTAATCCTGCAGTTCATATGCCCTTCTCACACGCAACACAatcaaatcttcatcttcttcaatttaTACACACAACAATTGTCAGATTCCATCTATGATTATCAGATCCGATCATGGGTCACGTTGTGTTCTCaatttacttatttaaaaacccaCAATCGTACGATCATCGCACCACTGATCTCATCAAGAATGCAAAAAGATTACACtcaatatgaaaaaaaaaataatctttTCAATGTTATTATTCATTCATCTGATTGTTCACAGGTGAGAAAAGTGGTAGACCTAGCAAGAGGAACAAATATTCATCAAAGGTTATTATTCACAATAAACCCTTCATTTTTACTATTATCCTTACATTTTAGTATATGGGATTAGGTCATTTGTCTATTGAATTTTCTTATTGCTATTGCAGAACCTGTCTGCAGGCTATCCGTTGTACATGTAGTTGAAGATAAGCAGCCCAAAATCCATAATCTCCACTGTTCTAGAAACTATACGTAAtcaaaaaacataataaaaagtCCCATACTAAAGGGGAAGAAGTCGGCTATAGAATTTAGTATCGACAATCGACCCGAGTCGGATTCGGATCCACCGATGTCAATAACACAGTGAGTCCTGTTTATAAACAAAAATCCAGCCTTTTGTTACGGAGTAACTTCTAACTCACGTGTAGCGACTTAGACTTGATCTAAGTTAAGTTTTTGTGCCCAACGATTATAAGGTTTTGTGGGAATCAAGTGATGATTGCAAGTGTTGCTTTCAAAGAAACAACTTTGTATTGATTACAAGATGTTTACAAAGGAGAGTTTATAAGTACAAGTGTGATAACTTGCTAAGATGTTGGGTGGTCTCCAAATGAGACCTTCACTACATATTTATACTTGTGGTTAAGTATTCTAGATCATTCATGATCTAGAATATTCTAGGTATAAACCATACATAAATATCTTTGATATTTTAGAGCTGATTTCTAGATCATTCTTACAAAATATCTAGCATTTCTAAGAGTTTTCATGGTGATTCTAGAGTATTCTTGGCTGATCTAGAGTCTTCCGATGGTGCCAAGATGTTCCAGCAACTTGTAGGCTGTTCCGGAAACTTCCGGGCAGCCCTAGACGCATCTTTAGTGTACCAGAACCTTCCGGAACTCGCAAAACAAATTTTTGTATTTAGGCGGATCGTGACACTTTGTAACCCTTCAGTTATCTGCCCTTCTCATACGCAACACAatcaaatcttcatcttcttcacgttATACCCACTAATTGTCGGATTCCATCTACGATTATCGGATCCAATCATGGGTCACGGTATGTTCTCAATTTACTTATTAAAAAACCCACAATCCTACGACCAGCACACCACTATTCTGATCAATAATGCAAAAAGATTCTACCCCATATGAAAAAAAATCAATCTTTTCAATGTTATTATTCATTTATCTGATTGTTTACAGGTGAGAACAGTGGGAGACCTCATAAGAGGAACAAATATTCATCATAGGTTATTATTCACAAAAAACCCTTcatttttactattattattacattTAAGTACACATGGGATTAGGTCATTGTTCTTGAATTTAGTGTATACTTATGATTGAACTATATGAACATTGAGTAAGTTTGATATTTCATAATGATCAAGAGATTAGGGTTTAACCCGATCATGCCAATCGTCTGTTATGGTATTGTGTTAGATAATTAGTAAATATTACGGGTCGGGTGTGCATTTCTTGTTAGTATTGGGTTGATTGGAACGAACGGTTTTGGATTCGTTTTAGGTGATGGAGATGGAAAGAAAAGAGATTTTACAAAGCTGGAACTTAAACCCGATTATGCCAATCGTCTGTTATGGGCGTGTGCAGATCTTTCTTGAGACGTTTTCGCCGTTGTATAAACAAGCATATGATTTTCTCATTGCTATCGCAAAACCTGTCTGCAGGTTGTACATGCTCACATCTTGCCTATAGTTAATAACTTAATATTGTTTTGTCCATATAAATTTAGATGTTTTGGGCTTGGGTTTGTACTTGCAGGCCTGAATCGAAGCATGAATACAACCTCACTCCGCACTCACTTTATGCTGCTGTATCCATGGGTCTAGAAACTGAAACAATCATTGCTGTTTTGAACAAGCTTTTGAAAACCAAAAAGAGATGATCGAGTTTATACACGCTTCTACGCCAAATTACGGGAAAGTAAAGCTTCTACTTAAGAAGAATCGACACCTAGTTGAATCTCCTTTCCCTGAGGCAAGACCGCACGTCTTTTTTTTCGTATGTACATAGCTTTTGTTGTGAATTATTAGTTTCTTATTTGATCCATTCTTTGTAGGTATCGAAGAGATTGTTAAGTTATGAAGTGATATCGCGAGCGAGGATTTTTAATGAGGGAGGAGTTGGATTCAATGTTAGCAGAGTGATTGGTGAAATTGAAGGTACACATGACGAGTTGCTAAACGAAGCACAGCTGGCCGCTGCAGCTGAAGAAAAAGAAGCTCATTCTTTTGAAATTGATCCTTCTCACGTATACTTCTATGTCTCTTTGACTTTAGTACTTTGGCCCATCTTGTAACAACAGTTGTTTATTCTGTAAAGTTGGTTATAAGAATTGTTAATTTATAAATTGTAGGGAACTAGTAAGTTGCCCCGCACGTTGCCGCCATGTTGAAATGTAAAGTATATCGAATTTGTACCATCTAATGAAAACGTATTGTATTTGACCCGACTGGTTTCCTAAAACAAATACGTCAAAATGTAGACCAACCGAAAACGTACATAATAATAAGCATAAAAACATATAATATTTGACCCAACTCATTTCTGGGAAAATTTTACGCCCAAACGTAAATCAACTTAAATTTATATCGACACGTACATAAAAGAACACATAAAACTCGATTACAAAGTCTTTAAAAGTTAAGGGGTTGTAAATGTCAATGctaaaagtatataaaaatacaaaaactaaaaaagtcaaattaaaaaaagaaaaagtcTTTAAAAGTTAAGGGGTTGTAAATGTCAATGctaaaagtatataaaaatacaaaaattaaaaaagtcaaattaaaaaaagaaaaaaaaaaacagtcaaAGTACTATTCACATGTGTTTGTAATTGTAACTAGTTCTTTaacccgccgcgcgttgcggcggcgtcaTACGCGAAATGATAACATATAGACTAAAATCAACCAGACTCGTTTCTGAACTAAATTTATGTCAAATCGTATGATAACTCAGCGTTATACCTTCGAATCAAAACGTATTACATTTGATCCAATTTGTTTCCAAATAGAATTTACGTCAAATCGTAGTCCAACTCAAAACATACacaaaaaaacattttataattGACCTGGCTCATTTTCAGACAAAATTATGCTAAAGCGTAGACGAACTTGAATTTTATACCAACATGTCcatgaaaataaaaacttaaGAAATTAATTTTAGGGTAAACTTGAAACTTTAGAAACTTGAGAGGTTCAAAATGATATTTTCAAAGTTAAGAGGGTTACCTCTGAAATTATAGCAACGTTTGGGGGTAGAATGAGTTACATATCAAAAATTTGAGGGTTAAAGAGAAGTTAACATGTATGGGGGCCTTTTTGTCAAGTTGGAAAGTAGGAGAGTCATTTTTATCAAGTTAGAAATTTGAACAGTGAATTTTGTATATTTGGAAAAGTTAAAGGGGTGATTTTTGTCAAATCTAAAAGGTGGTTGGCACCGACCTTTCAATTTAAGATTTATCAACCCATGTCGCGCATTGCGATGGCAACGTCACATTTGTGACTTTGTTATAGGCATTTTTGACTTTGTTAATGTATAGGGCCCACGCGTGATGTGACACGttagtaacattaacgtggttaggCATCGACAAAAATAGTATAATATCTCGCACATTGTGGGGTGAAGacgtaaaagtaatttaaacaaaGGATTGAAGTATTAGTGAAGATGAGGTGTGAAGTTATTTCGTATGGGAGGTCAAAGTTGCTAAATACCAAAAGTTAGGGGTTAATGTGTCGTTTCCTAAAAGATTTGGGTTGAATATGTATATCATTTACGTTGAAACGTTAAATTATATGGATACGTACACAAAAAATAACTACatgagaaaatagtttttttttggtattttaagctaaaaatgaaaatacatatggtaaatttgaaaagttaaaacataagGGTTGAAAATGACAATTTATAAAGTTGTTAAAAGGTTTCCAAAAGTATAAGGGCTGGTTTTGTAAATTTAGAAAGTTCGTTTTTTTGTCTTATTGTCACTGACTTGTAATTTAAGGGTATACATTTTTAagctaaaaataaaaaatacataaagtaaatttgaaaagttaaaaCTTAAGGGTTAAAATGACAATTTATAAAGTTGTTTGAAGGTTTTCAAAAGTATAAGGGCTAATTTTGTAAATTAGAAAGTTGTTTGTCTTATTCTCACCGACATTCATCTTTCATATTATACTAGTAAAAATTttcgcgcgcgttgcggcgcggatACGTAGAAGAATTCTAAGTTGAGTGTAAACTAATTTGAGTTTATAATGCCGATGTTCGTGATCCTTGTAAATATCAAATGGATGGGTTATCGTTTGCCTTATATGTGACGGTCCACACGCTTTCAAAGACATTGAAAAAACGTGTTAGAGTAACGGTAATTATATGAAAATGATTATTTTTGACATGAAAACTAAACTTAAAAATATTTCGTAGTTAAAGTGTCGTAGCCTCGTAGGTTAGAATGTCTCATCTTTTAGTAATATtaaaagtgtatatatatatgttttgcAATTGAACGATTATCTAAGCAAATATATAGTTGTTTAAAACATTAATGCAATAAATGCAAAAAGAGAGATTGTTTATAAACTTCAAAGTATAAAGCAACATATAAATAGGGGACCAAGTAtgtagtaaataaataaataaagggtTATAGTAAAATTCAAAAGGAGGATTGATTTGGTAAATGTCATCGACATTTATCTTTCATATATAGttaactaggttatcacccgcgaatTTCGTGGGTAGGAAAAGTTACTTTATATTAATCGAACTatgtcattaaataaaataaaaagagatGTTTTCAAACGTAATtttgttttataattgttttgaattgaaagttgtagtcatTAGAGTTGCGAGTAGGGTCAGAAACTTTGGGCAAGAACCGGAGGCAGAAACTCGCCTTACTGAACGACCCATGACACAAAAtaaaaacttttatttattataatagaTTATTAGAACCTATATTATACATTATTAGAACCGGAAGCAGAAACTCGCCTTACTGAACGGCCCATGATACAAAAtaaaaacttttatttattataataaattattttataattattttgaaCCGAGTATTTAACACAATTGTACATGAAGCCACAGATGACCTCAGTAAAAACATAACAAAAACTTTCcacaacaaaacttttaaacacaTTAAAAGAAGATAATTGAgatatatttccttttttaaacagccaacaaatcaaattttattaaaaaaacagatTAGCATTGTGCTAATTCACATCCAAAAACAACCAGACAACAAACTACATCATAGACCCAAAAAAATTAACACGAAATTTCGCCAGTTTTCCCATGATAAACCAACGGATTTTGACTGATGTTTAACCCATAGGTACGCCAAAACTCTAATTTCCTACTTTAAACTCTCCACCTTAGGTTGTTTACGGTTGAAGATAATATTGTTTTGACTTCGCTAAAATGCACCACACGACCGTTAGAATAATGGAGTAGACAACATTTCTCCACTTCACAGAGCCTCTCGCTTGCTTATAaaacttcatctggtcctcgaaTTCAAAGAAAAAGAAGCCATAAAGCATGTATCATGTATTAATAAAGTCCCAGATAGTTTGCGTCATCCCACACGATACTAAAAGATGTTCTGCAGACTCCTCATATGCTCCACAAAAGCTGCACATAATAGACCCAATACTAACACTTCGTCTTGCCGGATTTGTACTCGTAGGCAAGTGATCCAACCCCAACCTCCACGCTAAAAAATGACTTTAAGTGATACCCAATTGTTCCATTCAAAGACCGTGCCATGCTCCGAAGAAGATGTTGAATTCATTTTTTGTTTGAAGTTCTTTAGCAAAAATACACGAGATGCATCCGAACTCCAGACCCATATGTCGACGCCAAATCTGTCTGGTAAGATGGATAACAACGTTGTTATCCCGCCTAGTTCAGTTACCTCCTGGAATGTGGATGGTTGTTGAGCCCAGTCTTCTTATTCTAGAAGTAGATTCCTTGTATTAAACAAAACCAATAATCTACTTTACAATTGAACATTCGCCCCATGAGAGAGTGAGATGATGACTACCTTGTACAACATC encodes:
- the LOC118489216 gene encoding uncharacterized protein LOC118489216, with protein sequence MGGGGCVQIEPVGTAEDLILRVEIATGKYSEIQKEEKMFRRTERLLRGMIWIDRTLMAEFVEERKKTEIREGNTEQEIVPDNPDFFPNSSIMENWEHTGCSILASERMTFHGTRLFIDFYVNSPAGTLYLNSFRINQNQDQDQQDQDLCHWFTEVIEKVGVEVVVQKIDFILEDFRAVDWVNDIIERAKLLMGFLCKNPYPLDFMRTLGLNLIGVDQTRSSTDFNTLERLTCVEQSLKMLVSTKEWEDAEKNMLIHHNFVYYILSDAFWGECKRVHILVGLLLSSRRLTIEKTIPSLRYVFAALYRVKETIKKDFLGEYETYWNMIDHRIEAHSVPLYKAGFYFSPIFFRKQEPILDSAVSFFGKILHDDNVAEDRVVYEQDLYNNNQNIEGNVDPGIILTIYLNL